The Hippoglossus stenolepis isolate QCI-W04-F060 chromosome 1, HSTE1.2, whole genome shotgun sequence DNA segment TGAGAGCATCTTCTCCCAAGGACTCCATGTGAGCAGGCTCCATGTGGAGAAACTGACCTCCAGCCAATTTATGTCTTCACCACTAAACAATAACTACAGTATAACCACTGGTTTATTATCTGTCTGCAGACATACTTAGAGGAGTTCAAGTACAAAAACACAGTCTGCAAAGACCTTTGAAAGCATCTGCAAATGGTACGATATAGCACCACCATCGTGACTGCACCCTCTTCACAAAACATGCCTTCTAAATTCTAAATTAGCCCACATCCGCTGACTGCTGAACAAATGAATATGCAAACCTTACAATACGTCCAGAGAGGTCACTAACCTGAGTCATTTGACAAATTGATTAGTGCATTAAAGGGAGATTTTGGTGCCACCAGGGGCGTCGCAAGAGGGTTGGCAAAGCCTGTTGCAACCCTGAGGTGAAAGATTACATTAGTGCCCCTTAAATTGATCGTCAATGCTAATGAGTGGTTGGTGGCCAACATAGATATGAGGGGTTTCTATAGAGTCAGTGAAGTTTATGGACCTATGCAGGTTAGTAAAGAATGCTCAACAACATAACttaataatcaaaaataaaagtatggTGGCCCTGAGAACTCAACCCACTGCagcttaagaaaacacatgcaaatagacacaACACACGCAGATGTAGAAAACCTCCTCATTattgtatttggttgtgttgtgaacATGTGCAGAGTAGTTTGTATTTGCCATGTATGTCTTGTCAGATTGATCGGTGAACTCTCATGgccactgtaaaaaacaatacTTTTATGGCACTTTGTAAAGCACACATTATGCAATTCCCAGTTAGTGTAACTTGTTAAATTATAACTAGATGTGTGTTTGCTAATTCCTCAGGCTTAACTAAAGAAACAGGTCAATCCTCTGTTTAACTCCTTTAGAATTTTCACTGTCAACTGGACAAAGATCCCTGAGAAGCACACTGACCAGTAAGGACGTCAACATGCTGTCTGTTTACAACCAAGTCTGCTTCACTCTCATGAACATGTGTCCTGATCACTGTAGCTGGGTTGGGGTTGATGCATGAGGCTCGGGTCCAGGGATGTTGCTACAGGGTAGTTTATCAGAAGCTGGTAAACTCATGCCTGCTCTGTCTTGTGCCACACAGCCATGGCTGCTCAATAGATCAGTAACAGTGGCATCATGCTGGATCATGTTTCTTCTTGTATTCTTTGCATTTGCTGACCTTAAGGTGATATTGCACTCTGCACTAtgttcaaaaatgaaaacaaaaagcatcttcttttttttttgttaaacttTTATCATTGTAACCAACCTGTGCTGACAGAGGGTGCTCATGTTTGGCATTTGTCCTCACAGTGAATTTGCTTCCAGGTATCTGGACTATTGTTTGGACCCAGAGAAGATCCGTAAGCAGGACGCCACCTTTACCATTGTTTACATCCCTGGAAACCCCATCGGACAGCCTCTGGCTTGGGACTCTGTCAGAGCCAAATGGAGCAGCTTATTCAACGAGTGAGTTGTCCACTTATTTACATAAGTTGTGCTGAGCATCATCAGTTGGCAAGGGTTGGCATGTTGCTTGGTTGCTATGAAGGCAACATAAATAAGAAGTGTGCAGCAGAACAGCTTTGTTTACACAGACGGTTCGTGTGTACAAAATAATCTAAGTGCTCAAACGTTTTGCTTAGTTAAATGTATATGAGCATTTTTAGCATAATGTATTTTAAGTATCTTGACTAAAAAAAGTATATGTTTATAGAACAAACAGCCCTGTGactgatattatatattttatcatcatgttatTCCTACTGATGCTTTCATGTGTGAGCAGAATTTTACTTTTGTAGTTGAGATAGAGTAAACTTTCCACTTCTTTCAATGGCACTGGAATTAAATATTATTCTCATGATTGATCTATCTACTATTGTTTtcttaattaatcaattaataacTTGGTTTGAGCCATAACTCCCCTGAGCTAAAAGTGAGACATCAGACATCAGATTGCTTGTTTCATCCAACCAGTGCTGCAAACCCCCAAATAGGTTTACTGGGATGTAAGAGAAGGCAAATCAGCCAATCCTCACACTATAACTGTCAAGTCATTGTAGTGGAgtgaaaagtacaatatttccaTTCCAACTACAGAGGAAAGGTACACGCTGCACCTGCAAATGTCACAGACTTAAATCCcaatcatttcactgtgttcttcctcagctgctgcagttcaAAGAAAACAATGCAGGGCAGTTCGGCTCTGGAGCAGGCGATGGAGAGAACCAAAGCCAACATGAAGTGAACATGAACAAGAACCTGGTGTTTGACTGGTTCACCAGTGAAGCCTCTCCCCCAGTGTAGTGACACAGATTGTTGGGAAAAAAGAGTATTTATAGTACTAATGCTCTACCAGTACAATAAGTTACAATACCAGTATACaggccaaaacacacaaaatttgGACCTCAAAACCCAGTGGTCTGAATTTTACAAAATCAGCTGTGCATGCTCTTGAGGAAAGCCAAAATCTGAATCGTTATATTGATCCATGTAAGTGTTTGTGATTACTGTATCACATCTGTGCTCATAGATGCTTCTGAGTGACCCTGTTTAACACACTGGTGACATCTTGTATTGTcttgtgaacacacacacacacacacacacacacacacacacacacacacacacacacacacacacacacacacacacacacacacacacacacacacacacacacacagtttccttCACATCTGATGAATGGAAGACAAATGGTTGAGTGCACAATGACTGAAAAGCTACATACGCTGTCATGAACTGTCATGAAGAAAGTGTGCGATTGTTCATACAGGCGTTGAAACAAAGTCACTAAATGCTGCAATGCAATTCAGCTTTTGATGTCAGTAGAGGTGAAATCACATATTATCAGCTTGTAAAGGTTTTCAAACAGCTATGTAAATAAGAAATCATGTCCCATTAGAAACATGTGATCACATCTGTGCAGATAAGATGATCCACAAGTTACCACATCTATGATTAAGTCATTTGTAAGAAGTTGTTTTAGACTCGACACAATTTGAAACATCAGCCTACTGCAGCACATGAAATTGTGATATTCTATGCTGATGAAATAGATTTCCCATCTTCTGTGGGTGCATATTTATGAAAtcaaaatttaatttcaaattgtGACtattttttacacatttaaaaagcactttgaacAGATGTCTGGGGGGACACAGACATTCTCTGAGACCAAACTGGGATTTTACAAAGGTCGTAAAGCAGCTCCagacatcacacatcacactgtTGACATAAGAGCAGTGTAAAACTCAATTCACAAAGCGGGACAGCCATCATCCTCCGCACACTGACATAGTTTATGTTCGTATTAAGTTCTGGGTGGTGTATGGATCCACAACAGGACAAGGACGTGAATAAAACCTATTTGACAGCATTATGAATCAAATCTCTAAACTTAGACCTGAAATAGTTAATTTATCATGAGGCTTTTTTCCAGGGTCTGAAGCAGCAGACCTGTTTACACGGGAAAGAAAAGGTGCCAATTAACAGCTCGTGGCTCAGCTGCCACCTCGCTCGGCGGGGTCTTTCCTTAAAGTACTTAGAGGGGATGTGCTCCCTGTTTAACACCTCATCGTCCTgctgacagctgctgtgtttgtgttaggaAGTGGAGTTAAGCACCAAGTCTGCATCATTTCATCTGTGTAAATACCGGGTGAAAACAGTAAATGCAACAAAACGCCCAAGAgtatttatgaataataatatttatttggTTCAAATTCAAAAAGCTTAATAAATACACAGTTCTATAtacaaaaaagacacaaaaggacagaaatatattttgttaaaaaataacaaaaatcatGAGGTTTGTCCATAAATTAAGGTCATTGTTGCAATGAAAATTCACAAGTGGATTCACAGTCAGTTATGACTCAGCAGTGTCCAGAGAATGTGGGAGTTTGTAGTTGCTGCTGTGGCATCCAGTACTGCTCGCTGCTGAAGTTAACTCCACTGGAAACCTGGCAACAAGAAAAAGATTTTGGTTAGGACCTCATTCAGCTGTAACACTCAGGAGAACCACAGTAAATCGTATGTAACTGTTTGTTATAAAGCACATCTTGTATTTGAAATCTAAATGTTTCTGAGCCGTATAACCATGATGTGAACATACCTGATAAGTGTGCTGCAGAGAGGACGGCTGGGCCACACTCATCGTGTTACAGTTTGATTCCTGTGGACTGCAGCTGGCGGTTGGCTGTCCCAGGAACTGGCAAAGGGTTTGTGGCGGCTCCATGAAGCCCGGGGATCTCCTCTGCTCCAGCACCTCCTCACTGAGGCCCAGCTGAGCTGACAGGTAGGAGATGTAGCGCATGGTGAGGCGCAGCGTGTCGATCTTGGTCAGGGTCTGTCCCGCAGGCACCACTGAGGGCGGGAGGTATGACCTGACGTGATGGAGAGCCTTGGTCAGATCCCTCATCCTCAGCTTCTCCCTCTCGCTGGCGGTCTCGCGCTTTTTCCCTGGATACCTGGACCTTGACTTCTTTGTGGCGGAGGTGGCTGTGGAGGATCTGGCGTAGGGCACAGTCTGGGTCTTGTGGGTAAGCTG contains these protein-coding regions:
- the mespaa gene encoding mesoderm posterior aa; the encoded protein is MDMSFCSPLQLQENSFLFESLLEKTYDPVAFDPALDPGYFSAGSSLSPTSSVDSFCFSPSSIQAAGNEQDALDRFIFSDPEAPQLTHKTQTVPYARSSTATSATKKSRSRYPGKKRETASEREKLRMRDLTKALHHVRSYLPPSVVPAGQTLTKIDTLRLTMRYISYLSAQLGLSEEVLEQRRSPGFMEPPQTLCQFLGQPTASCSPQESNCNTMSVAQPSSLQHTYQVSSGVNFSSEQYWMPQQQLQTPTFSGHC